A single genomic interval of Armigeres subalbatus isolate Guangzhou_Male chromosome 1, GZ_Asu_2, whole genome shotgun sequence harbors:
- the LOC134228108 gene encoding eukaryotic translation initiation factor 3 subunit D, with product MMSETIACTPDSAIFDAPQLQFNEEGWGPCELPDAFKDIPYQPFSKSDRLGKISDWTGTAQTDKKYPNKYASQFGGGNQYAYYHEEDETTFHLVDSARIQKQPHQRGRFRGNMRNQRGRGRGGRGGVQAGGMTTLSKNANKGRDQRRGTTRKWGARPPPKIRDASVAVRPDWVTVEEMDFPRLSKLSLPNVEKGEDITTCGTLEYYDKTYDRVNVKNEKPLQRVDRIFHTVTTTDDPVIRLLSKSHGNVYATDAILATIMCCTRSNYSWDIVIEKIGDKLFMDKRDNTEFDLLTVNETAIEPPNEDGNSLNSPRNLAIEATFINHNFSQQVLKSGEKEPKFKFDQQNPFIGDDEDGEVASVAYRYRKWDLNNGIELVARCEHDAVLLTPQADTQFLTIKALNEWDSKVANGVEWRQKLDTQRGAVLANELRNNSCKLAKWTVQALLAGSDQIKFGYVSRAHVRDSSRHVILGTQQFKPQEFANQINLSMDNAWGILRCIIDICMKQKDGKYLIMKDPNKPMIRLYDIPDNTFESDGEEEEGDDGEAFQTYAYGPSITTTTEAKAAAVAAAAAVAAAAAAAAAATSTAAATVAATTTPTVQAVTETAPTSTEAIIPATAIKTSAAVAAQK from the exons ATGATGAGTGAGACCATCGCATGTACGCCGGATTCGGCAATTTTCGATGCCCCACAGCTGCAATTTAACGAAGAAGGATGGG GTCCCTGTGAACTTCCGGATGCGTTTAAGGACATTCCGTACCAGCCGTTCAGCAAGAGCGACCGTTTGGGCAAGATTTCCGACTGGACCGGCACGGCCCAGACCGATAAGAAGTATCCCA ATAAATATGCATCGCAGTTTGGAGGTGGTAACCAATACGCGTACTACCATGAAGAGGACGAGACGACATTCCATTTGGTGGACAGTGCTAGGATTCAAAAGCAGCCCCATCAACGCGGTCGCTTCCGTGGCAATATGAGAAACCAGCG TGGACGCGGACGTGGTGGCCGAGGAGGTGTACAGGCCGGTGGAATGACAACGCTGTCCAAGAATGCCAACAAGGGACGCGATCAGCGCAGAGGCACGACCCGTAAATGGGGTGCCCGTCCGCCGCCGAAAATTCGCGACGCATCTGTCGCTGTCCGTCCGGATTGGGTTACGGTGGAAGAGATGGACTTCCCCCGGTTGAGCAAACTATCGCTTCCGAATGTCGAAAAGGGCGAAGATATTACCACTTGCGGCACGCTGGAATATTACGATAAGACTTACGATCGTGTCAATGTCAAGAACGAAAAGCCACTGCAGCGTGTGGATAGAATCTTCCACACAGTTACCACCACCGATGACCCTGTCATTCGTCTGCTGTCGAAGAGTCACGGAAACGTCTATGCAACCGATGCAATTTTGGCTACAATTATGTGCTGCACAAGGTCCAACTACTCGTGGGATATTGTCATTGAGAAGATAGGCGACAAACTTTTCATGGACAAGCGAGACAACACCGAGTTCGATTTGTTAACCGTAAACGAAACCGCTATTGAACCCCCGAATGAAGATGGAAACTCTTTGAACTCCCCTCGGAATTTGGCCATTGAAGCCACCTTCATTAACCACAATTTCAGCCAACAGGTATTGAAGAGTGGTGAGAAGGAACCCAAGTTCAAATTTGACCAACAGAATCCATTCATTGGCGATGATGAAGACGGTGAAGTCGCCAGCGTTGCTTACCGATACCGAAAATGGGACTTGAATAATGGTATTGAGCTGGTAGCCCGTTGCGAGCACGATGCTGTTCTGCTAACGCCTCAAGCAGACACGCAGTTTTTGACGATAAAGGCCCTGAACGAGTGGGACTCCAAGGTGGCCAACGGTGTCGAATGGCGTCAGAAGCTGGACACCCAGCGTGGTGCCGTATTGGCGAACGAACTGCGAAACAATTCCTGCAAATTGGCTAAGTGGACTGTGCAAGCTCTCCTGGCTGGATCCGATCAAATCAAGTTCGGATATGTATCTCGTGCCCACGTGCGAGATTCATCGCGTCACGTTATTCTTGGCACGCAGCAATTCAAGCCACAAGAATTCGCCAACCAGATCAATCTGAGCATGGACAACGCCTGGGGTATTCTGCGCTGCATCATTGACATATGCATGAAGCAAAAGGATGGCAAATATTTGATCATGAAGGACCCGAACAAACCAATGATCCGGTTGTACGATATTCCCGACAATACGTTCGAGTCGGATGGCGAAGAAGAGGAAGGTGACGACGGTGAGGCATTCCAAACGTATGCCTATGGGCCATCGATTACTACGACGACAGAAGCGAAAGCGGCTGCCgtcgcagcagcagcagctgttgctgctgctgctgcagctgccgctgccgcAACATCGACTGCTGCTGCGACTGTTGCTGCAACGACTACTCCAACTGTACAGGCTGTCACGGAAACAGCCCCTACTTCTACGGAAGCCATTATTCCAGCAACTGCTATTAAGACATCTGCCGCAGTGGCAGCACAAAAGTAA
- the LOC134228099 gene encoding uncharacterized protein LOC134228099, translating to MVKVELPSSGTESDTQLTPLAASTQKTPPKKVKPDSSHESDDDDDSASSGSEDVPNQSYTSSISSIPKSVQNTKEKYLDKFPSVRLSKPKYNVDIDLSDSSDEVWIIKCPSSIEAKKVLLGSKFENFSLGSVTKISSPKQNYQLEGVVVNNDSKKPVTIMAGTEFKSFVPVGTIQIREAMEMDDVCPLPIKGGTHISALDDNQEIPFPEDIRDIHPLLGFDYKRTQKLPKHVKKALSLARQRSEAFYLQKEEVTLEKTIKKEPNLTPPTEGKMSKKRKRDEALLDMDFVDSTPADDAIQMMIKEEAQPDPLRKKAKRENTAAAEDDLSWLNDM from the exons ATGGTTAAAGTTGAGTTACCCTCATCAG GTACCGAGAGTGATACACAGCTGACTCCTCTCGCTGCTTCTACGCAGAAGACACCTCCAAAAAAAGTAAAACCAGATAGCAGTCACGAAagcgatgatgacgacgacagcGCGTCTTCTGGATCAGAAGACGTCCCAAATCAGTCATATACAAGTTCCATTTCAAGCATACCGAAGTCGGTGCAAAACACTAAGGAAAAGTATCTGGACAAGTTTCCTTCCGTCAGACTCAGTAAGCCAAAATACAACGTGGACATAGATCTAAGCGACTCAAGTGATGAGGTCTGGATTATCAAGTGCCCCTCATCAATAGAAGCTAAAAAAGTTCTTCTGGgatccaaatttgaaaacttttcgTTAGGATCGGTAACAAAAATAAGTTCGCCTAAACAGAACTACCAGTTGGAAGGGGTTGTAGTAAACAATGATAGCAAGAAACCAGTGACAATCATGGCCGGCACCGAGTTCAAGTCATTTGTCCCGGTGGGAACCATTCAAATACGCGAAGCCATGGAAATGGATGATGTGTGTCCACTACCAATAAAAGGCGGTACGCACATATCTGCACTGGATGACAACCAGGAAATACCATTCCCGGAGGATATCCGAGACATACATCCACTACTGGGGTTTGATTACAAGCGGACGCAGAAATTGCCCAAAcacgtgaaaaaagctttgtcACTGGCACGACAACGTTCCGAAGCATTTTATCTTCAGAAGGAAGAGGTAACTCTAGAGAAAACAATCAAAAAGGAACCGAATTTGACACCACCGACCGAaggaaaaatgtcaaaaaaacgAAAGCGCGATGAAGCGCTTTTGGATATGGATTTTGTGGATTCCACTCCGGCTGATGATGCAATTCAAATGATGATCAAGGAAGAAGCGCAACCCGACCCGCTTCGGAAGAAAGCAAAACGAGAAAATACGGCTGCCGCAGAAGATGATTTGTCCTGGTTGAACGACATGTGA
- the LOC134228092 gene encoding formylglycine-generating enzyme: MCDSLRFCSIGMKGQLILILVLCSASSVVSDCGCNKLKRTIPDDQKPSDIVIFPDKKHHKNHHNDDDLLDLIRHTKIIEGMSLIPGGKYFIGTNEPFFISDHEGPEKEIEIKAFYLDRYEVSNLEFEEFVKKTEYITDAEQFGDSFVFQTFLNAKVREKYKDYRVAAALWWYKITGASWRYPEGDKKRGIETRMNHPVVHVSWNDAVAYCKWLGKRLPTEAEWEVACRGGRRGKLFPWGNKLMPKNEHYMNIWQGEFPDGNKVDDDCEGTCPVDKFKQNNYDLYNMVGNVWEWTADLWDGKENVKPPNRVKKGGSYLCHESYCYRYRCAARSQNTEDSSAGNLGFRCAADIEDDLQ, from the coding sequence ATGTGTGACTCACTGCGGTTCTGCAGCATTGGAATGAAGGGACAATTAATTCTTATATTGGTCTTGTGCTCTGCGAGCTCAGTCGTTTCCGATTGTGGTTGCAACAAACTGAAGCGAACCATACCAGACGATCAGAAACCATCAGACATCGTAATCTTCCCCGATAAAAAGCACCATAAGAACCATCATAACGACGACGATTTGTTGGACCTGATAAGGCATACGAAAATAATCGAGGGAATGAGTTTGATCCCAGGAGGGAAATATTTCATAGGAACCAACGAACCATTTTTCATCAGCGATCACGAGGGACCGGAAAAGGAGATAGAAATTAAAGCATTTTATCTGGATCGATACGAGGTTTCAAATCTAGAATTCGAAGAGTTTGTTAAGAAAACGGAATACATAACAGACGCGGAACAATTCGGAGATAGTTTTGTCTTCCAAACGTTTCTGAATGCGAAAGTTCGAGAGAAGTACAAGGACTACAGAGTGGCTGCTGCATTGTGGTGGTACAAAATAACCGGAGCAAGTTGGCGTTATCCGGAGGGTGACAAAAAAAGAGGAATCGAGACCAGAATGAACCATCCGGTGGTTCACGTGTCTTGGAATGATGCTGTGGCTTACTGTAAATGGCTGGGAAAGCGACTGCCAACCGAGGCCGAGTGGGAAGTGGCTTGTCGAGGCGGACGCCGAGGGAAATTATTCCCGTGGGGGAATAAACTGATGCCGAAAAACGAACATTACATGAATATCTGGCAAGGGGAATTTCCAGATGGAAATAAAGTGGACGATGACTGTGAGGGAACTTGCCCTGTAGATAAGTTCAAACAGAACAACTATGATTTGTACAACATGGTTGGAAACGTGTGGGAATGGACGGCCGATTTGTGGGACGGGAAGGAAAATGTTAAACCACCAAATAGGGTTAAGAAAGGCGGGTCGTATCTATGTCACGAGTCATACTGCTACAGGTACAGGTGTGCAGCTAGATCGCAGAATACAGAGGACAGTTCAGCGGGAAATCTTGGCTTCCGATGTGCTGCGGATATCGAAGACGACCTCCAGTAG